One genomic window of Streptomyces sp. NBC_01276 includes the following:
- a CDS encoding xanthine dehydrogenase family protein molybdopterin-binding subunit — MTAVPGETATAGGATADGAATVRDATAVEDTAAVEDTTAVRDATAADGATDVMDDAPATAAEPAEHAVLGQPMDAREDPRLLRGEATYVADIDLPGTAHMAILGSPVAHAKLLSIDTKAAEQMPGVLKVATAADFTDVMPLPCIWIPGGVESHFPPHPYGLPGARPVLTGDAVRHVGDPIAVVVAETPRQAAAALAAISVEYEPLPVVTRADAALAEGAPQLHEAVPGNLNAYWTCGDKDRTDAAIAGAEVTVELDLVNQRTINSPIEPRGAVGDYDATTGEYTLYATTQGPHNHRFLLSALVLGIPFNKLRVIAPTVGGSFGTKGYLYPDMALVLLLSKALGRPVKWVDTRTGLMNSTVQGRDHRQHVTLAGTRDGRITAVRCTSYANLGAYPSTIGPGVATALMGRSITGMYAVDAAFCEVYAAFTNTVSLGAQRGSGRAEAAFLMERLVDRYAGEIGMDPAEVRRRNLVPKEEFPYDNGLGWTYDSGNYLPNFDRAIELSGYAGMPARKAEARTRGKRLGVGIATYVAICGVGPSTRMSKEGMLGGTWESANIRVHPTGEVAVTVGSASTGQSHHTVFAMVAADELGIDPSQVQVYEGDTLKAPYGQGTYGSRSYSMAAPAVALTARKIKAKLVRAGAVFLGVPEDKVVYRGGAVHEDGNPANTKTFSELAMAMWYGWGLPPEIEPALDETTHFDPPDFNYPFGTHVAVVEVDELTGETEVVAYTAVDDAGNIGNPKIVDGQIEGSIVHGLGQALMEAAEYDENGVLISSDLNHYALPRAADVPFFALDRTVTPSPHNPLGAKGAGEIATVPPAAAVVNAVVDALSDLGVRHIDMPLTPEKVWRRLQGETQ, encoded by the coding sequence ATGACCGCAGTGCCGGGGGAGACCGCCACAGCCGGCGGGGCCACAGCCGACGGGGCCGCAACCGTGCGGGACGCCACAGCCGTTGAGGACACCGCAGCCGTCGAGGACACCACCGCGGTGCGGGACGCCACCGCCGCCGACGGAGCCACGGACGTGATGGACGACGCGCCCGCGACCGCCGCCGAGCCCGCGGAGCACGCCGTCCTCGGCCAGCCGATGGACGCCCGCGAGGACCCGCGGCTGCTGCGCGGTGAGGCCACGTACGTCGCGGACATCGACCTGCCGGGCACCGCCCACATGGCGATCCTCGGCAGCCCGGTGGCCCACGCGAAGCTCCTCTCCATCGACACCAAGGCCGCCGAACAGATGCCCGGCGTCCTCAAGGTCGCCACCGCCGCCGACTTCACCGACGTGATGCCGCTGCCGTGCATCTGGATCCCCGGAGGGGTCGAGAGCCACTTCCCGCCCCACCCCTACGGACTGCCCGGCGCCCGCCCCGTCCTCACCGGCGACGCCGTCCGCCACGTCGGCGACCCCATCGCCGTGGTCGTCGCCGAGACCCCGCGCCAGGCCGCCGCCGCGCTGGCCGCGATCTCCGTCGAGTACGAGCCGCTGCCCGTGGTCACCCGCGCCGACGCGGCCCTCGCCGAAGGCGCACCCCAGCTGCACGAGGCCGTCCCCGGGAACCTGAACGCGTACTGGACCTGCGGCGACAAGGACCGCACCGACGCGGCCATCGCCGGAGCCGAGGTCACGGTGGAGCTCGACCTGGTCAACCAGCGCACCATCAACAGCCCCATCGAGCCGCGCGGCGCGGTCGGCGACTACGACGCCACCACCGGCGAGTACACCCTCTACGCCACCACCCAGGGCCCGCACAACCACCGCTTCCTGCTCTCCGCCCTGGTCCTCGGCATCCCCTTCAACAAGCTCCGGGTGATCGCCCCCACCGTCGGCGGCAGCTTCGGCACCAAGGGCTACCTCTACCCCGACATGGCGCTCGTCCTGCTCCTGTCGAAGGCGCTCGGCCGGCCCGTGAAATGGGTGGACACCCGCACCGGGCTGATGAACTCCACCGTCCAGGGCCGTGACCACCGCCAGCACGTCACCCTCGCCGGCACCCGCGACGGCCGCATCACCGCCGTGCGCTGCACCAGCTACGCCAACCTCGGCGCCTACCCCTCCACCATCGGCCCCGGCGTCGCCACCGCCCTGATGGGCCGCTCCATCACCGGCATGTACGCCGTCGACGCCGCCTTCTGCGAGGTCTACGCCGCCTTCACCAACACCGTCTCGCTCGGCGCCCAGCGCGGCAGCGGGCGCGCGGAGGCCGCCTTCCTGATGGAACGCCTCGTCGACCGCTACGCCGGGGAGATCGGCATGGACCCGGCGGAGGTCCGGCGCAGGAACCTGGTGCCGAAGGAGGAGTTCCCGTACGACAACGGTCTGGGCTGGACCTACGACTCCGGGAACTACCTGCCGAACTTCGACCGGGCCATCGAACTGTCCGGCTACGCCGGCATGCCCGCCCGCAAGGCCGAGGCCCGTACCCGCGGCAAGCGGCTCGGCGTCGGCATCGCCACCTACGTCGCGATCTGCGGGGTCGGCCCCTCCACCCGGATGTCCAAGGAGGGCATGCTCGGCGGCACCTGGGAGAGCGCGAACATCCGCGTCCACCCCACCGGCGAGGTGGCCGTCACCGTCGGCTCCGCCTCCACCGGCCAGAGCCACCACACCGTCTTCGCTATGGTCGCCGCCGACGAGCTGGGCATCGACCCCTCCCAGGTCCAGGTGTACGAGGGGGACACCCTCAAGGCCCCCTACGGGCAGGGCACCTACGGCTCGCGCTCCTACAGCATGGCCGCCCCCGCCGTCGCCCTCACCGCCCGCAAGATCAAGGCCAAACTGGTCAGGGCCGGAGCCGTCTTCCTGGGCGTCCCCGAGGACAAGGTCGTCTACCGGGGCGGCGCCGTCCACGAGGACGGCAACCCCGCGAACACCAAGACCTTCTCCGAACTGGCCATGGCCATGTGGTACGGCTGGGGACTGCCCCCGGAGATCGAGCCGGCCCTCGACGAGACCACGCACTTCGACCCGCCGGACTTCAACTACCCCTTCGGCACGCACGTCGCCGTCGTCGAGGTCGACGAACTCACCGGGGAGACCGAGGTGGTGGCGTACACCGCCGTCGACGACGCCGGCAACATCGGCAATCCGAAGATCGTCGACGGCCAGATCGAGGGCAGCATCGTGCACGGCCTCGGCCAGGCGCTGATGGAGGCGGCCGAGTACGACGAGAACGGCGTCCTGATCAGCTCCGACCTGAACCACTACGCCCTGCCGCGCGCCGCCGACGTCCCCTTCTTCGCCCTCGACCGCACCGTCACGCCCTCCCCGCACAACCCGCTCGGCGCCAAGGGGGCCGGCGAGATCGCCACCGTGCCGCCCGCCGCCGCGGTGGTCAACGCGGTCGTCGACGCCCTCTCCGACCTGGGCGTCCGGCACATCGACATGCCGCTCACCCCCGAGAAGGTGTGGCGCCGCCTGCAGGGAGAGACGCAGTGA
- a CDS encoding xanthine dehydrogenase family protein subunit M produces the protein MILTEFDYVRPLRLDEALDLLAGPGARVLAGGQSLLPGLRAGTDRARLLVDVRHLEELRGISGADGTLRVGALTTLAELAAHPLVRERAPELAAAARANGDPQVRNLGTAGGNLAVPGRPTDLPVAALAAGAEVELAGPGGRTRVGAEEFTAGGVPAGSVLTALLVPAAGPAAAFEKAADRATRYPLCAACVRITADGPRIAVTGATPRALRLRGVEDRLRGGPYTTEAVLAAFRAEPRELFVPGRGTSAEYLGHLAGVLTARALARAARITA, from the coding sequence GTGATCCTCACCGAATTCGACTACGTCCGCCCCCTGCGCCTCGACGAGGCCCTGGACCTGCTCGCCGGGCCCGGCGCCCGGGTACTGGCGGGCGGCCAGAGCCTGCTGCCCGGCCTGCGCGCCGGGACCGACCGGGCCCGGCTGCTGGTCGACGTACGCCACCTGGAGGAGCTGCGGGGGATCTCCGGCGCCGACGGGACCCTGCGCGTCGGGGCCCTGACCACCCTCGCCGAACTCGCCGCGCACCCCCTGGTGCGGGAGCGGGCGCCGGAGCTGGCCGCCGCGGCCCGCGCCAACGGCGACCCCCAGGTCCGCAACCTCGGCACCGCCGGCGGCAACCTGGCGGTCCCGGGCCGGCCGACCGACCTGCCGGTCGCCGCCCTCGCCGCCGGCGCCGAGGTGGAACTGGCCGGCCCCGGCGGGCGCACCCGGGTGGGCGCCGAGGAGTTCACCGCCGGCGGGGTGCCCGCCGGATCGGTGCTCACCGCCCTGCTGGTGCCCGCCGCCGGCCCGGCCGCCGCCTTCGAGAAGGCCGCCGACCGGGCCACCCGCTACCCGCTGTGCGCGGCCTGCGTACGGATCACCGCCGACGGGCCGCGGATCGCCGTCACCGGAGCCACCCCCCGCGCCCTGCGCCTGCGCGGGGTCGAGGACCGGCTGCGCGGCGGCCCGTACACGACGGAGGCGGTGCTCGCGGCCTTCCGCGCCGAGCCCCGGGAGCTGTTCGTCCCCGGGCGCGGCACCTCGGCCGAATACCTGGGCCACCTCGCGGGCGTGCTCACCGCCCGCGCGCTGGCGAGGGCGGCCCGGATCACCGCCTGA
- a CDS encoding MFS transporter, with product MAEPAETTTTGGTVDHRAAGAAAPGGAARPSGFWVVGTVLVLLMLSSSVPSALYVLYQERWGLSSGTVTVVFAAYAVTVLAGLLLFGSLSDTVGRRPVLGAALVLAIVSMGLFAGAGGLGLLLAARAVQGLAVGLATGAMGAALLELSPRSRPALGAQVNSAGPTVGIGLGGLGAGLLVQYAPAPTVLSYLLLVGAFAITLVGVARMAESAPGAGGRLRVVPHRIRVPAAARGRFAVLVLTVVAVWTVGGFYLSLGPHLALSLLHSTNYLAGGATVALLAGAATAAQLLLGRTEALRTAVLGLIGLLLGLALVLLALGLGSPAVFLVATAVLGSGWGAAFLGSFRALSALAEPEHRGELTAAVYVFAYLAMSVPAVLAGLLTNIHGLHRTSVGFMAAVAGVCALALFTTLRLASRTRAEGSTV from the coding sequence ATGGCCGAACCGGCCGAGACGACGACCACAGGAGGCACGGTGGACCACCGGGCCGCCGGCGCGGCCGCCCCGGGCGGCGCGGCCAGACCGTCGGGCTTCTGGGTGGTGGGCACCGTCCTCGTCCTGCTGATGCTCTCCTCCTCCGTGCCCTCCGCCCTCTACGTGCTCTACCAGGAGAGGTGGGGCCTGTCCTCGGGGACGGTCACGGTGGTCTTCGCCGCCTACGCCGTCACCGTGCTCGCCGGACTGCTGCTGTTCGGCTCCCTCTCGGACACCGTGGGCCGCCGGCCGGTCCTCGGAGCCGCACTGGTCCTGGCGATCGTCTCCATGGGCCTGTTCGCCGGGGCCGGGGGACTGGGCCTGCTGCTCGCCGCCCGCGCCGTCCAGGGGCTGGCGGTGGGCCTGGCCACCGGGGCGATGGGCGCGGCCCTGCTGGAACTCAGCCCGCGCTCGCGGCCCGCGCTGGGCGCCCAGGTCAACAGCGCGGGACCGACCGTCGGCATCGGCCTCGGCGGGCTCGGGGCGGGGCTCCTCGTCCAGTACGCGCCCGCGCCCACCGTGCTCAGCTACCTGCTGCTGGTCGGGGCCTTCGCGATCACCCTGGTCGGCGTGGCGCGCATGGCCGAGAGCGCTCCCGGGGCGGGCGGCCGGCTCCGGGTGGTGCCGCACCGGATCAGGGTGCCCGCCGCCGCGCGCGGGCGGTTCGCGGTGCTGGTGCTGACCGTGGTCGCCGTGTGGACGGTCGGCGGGTTCTACCTGTCGCTGGGCCCGCACCTGGCCCTCTCCCTGCTCCACAGCACCAACTACCTGGCCGGAGGCGCCACGGTGGCCCTGCTCGCGGGCGCGGCCACCGCGGCCCAGCTGCTGTTGGGCCGCACCGAGGCGCTGCGCACCGCCGTGCTGGGCCTGATCGGGCTGCTCCTGGGCCTCGCCCTGGTGCTGCTCGCGCTGGGCCTGGGCTCGCCGGCCGTGTTCCTCGTCGCCACCGCCGTCCTCGGCAGCGGCTGGGGGGCCGCCTTCCTCGGCTCCTTCCGTGCGCTCAGCGCGCTCGCCGAGCCCGAGCACCGCGGCGAACTGACCGCCGCCGTCTACGTGTTCGCGTACCTCGCCATGAGCGTCCCGGCGGTCCTCGCCGGACTGCTGACCAACATCCACGGCCTGCACCGCACCTCGGTCGGCTTCATGGCCGCCGTCGCCGGAGTGTGCGCGCTGGCCCTGTTCACGACCCTGCGGCTGGCCTCCCGCACCAGGGCAGAGGGGAGCACGGTGTGA
- a CDS encoding ATP-binding protein has translation MTGAAMDATELRSALYGLEIFAGLTGEQLDWLVSVSEPRVLGDGEVLFHDGDEATGFHVLLSGGLVVTKVVDGREEVLTRHSTEEGGAAAEEHDGKPSAAHRFTGELPLLTEGSYVATAAASGPATTVVAYPKPVFFEMLTRCHGVAAVLLPVLAWRIKSSEVQARKRATVEALGTLAAGLAHELNNPAAAVARAAQELEPALERLTGTAYAWGAAATGAERSVLDRLAGELDKLPPPGTTDPLAQADAEEEIADWAAAAGAERPGLLGSGAADLGLEPDWLPARLEEVGDTALPAALDHLAALLEARSLAAELRAAGPRISQLVAATRDYANLDRAPEQRFAVTDGLENTLVVLRSKLAGITIVRAYDPELPDLTGYPGELNQVWTNLVDNAAEAMEGAGVLTLRARAEGVCMVVEITDTGRGIPEDVLPRIFEPFYTTKDVGKGTGLGLHLSYRIVTQRHHGSIAARSRPGETRMVVRLPLAPAATG, from the coding sequence GTGACCGGAGCGGCGATGGACGCCACGGAGCTGAGGTCCGCCCTGTACGGGCTGGAGATCTTCGCGGGGCTCACCGGGGAACAGCTGGACTGGCTCGTCTCGGTCTCCGAACCGCGGGTCCTCGGCGACGGGGAGGTCCTCTTCCACGACGGGGACGAGGCGACCGGCTTCCACGTCCTGCTCTCCGGCGGGCTCGTGGTCACCAAGGTCGTCGACGGCCGGGAGGAGGTCCTGACCCGGCACTCCACCGAGGAGGGCGGGGCCGCCGCCGAGGAGCACGACGGCAAACCCTCCGCCGCCCACCGCTTCACCGGGGAGCTGCCCCTGCTGACGGAGGGCTCCTACGTGGCCACCGCGGCCGCCAGCGGGCCGGCGACGACCGTCGTGGCCTACCCCAAGCCGGTGTTCTTCGAGATGCTGACCCGCTGCCACGGAGTGGCGGCCGTGCTGCTGCCCGTCCTGGCGTGGCGGATCAAGTCCTCCGAGGTCCAGGCGCGCAAGCGCGCAACGGTGGAGGCGTTGGGCACCCTCGCCGCGGGGCTCGCGCACGAGCTGAACAACCCGGCCGCCGCCGTGGCGCGGGCCGCGCAGGAACTGGAGCCCGCCCTGGAGCGGCTGACCGGGACCGCGTACGCGTGGGGCGCGGCCGCCACGGGCGCGGAGCGCTCCGTACTGGACCGCCTCGCCGGGGAACTCGACAAGCTCCCGCCGCCCGGGACCACCGATCCGCTCGCCCAGGCGGACGCCGAGGAGGAGATCGCCGACTGGGCCGCGGCGGCCGGCGCCGAACGTCCCGGCCTGCTCGGTTCGGGGGCCGCCGACCTGGGACTGGAGCCGGACTGGCTGCCGGCGCGGCTGGAGGAGGTCGGCGACACCGCGCTGCCCGCCGCCCTGGACCACCTTGCGGCGCTGCTGGAGGCCCGCTCGCTGGCCGCCGAACTGCGTGCCGCGGGCCCCCGGATCTCCCAGCTGGTGGCCGCCACCCGGGACTACGCCAACCTCGACCGGGCCCCCGAGCAGCGGTTCGCGGTCACCGACGGCCTGGAGAACACCCTGGTCGTGCTGCGGTCCAAGCTGGCGGGCATCACCATCGTGCGCGCCTACGACCCGGAGCTGCCCGATCTCACGGGCTATCCCGGCGAGCTGAACCAGGTGTGGACCAACCTGGTCGACAACGCCGCCGAGGCGATGGAGGGCGCGGGCGTGCTCACGCTGCGGGCCCGCGCCGAGGGGGTCTGCATGGTCGTGGAGATCACCGACACCGGGCGGGGGATCCCCGAGGACGTCCTGCCGCGGATCTTCGAGCCCTTCTACACCACCAAGGACGTGGGCAAGGGCACGGGCCTGGGGCTGCACCTCAGCTACCGGATCGTGACCCAGCGCCACCACGGGTCGATCGCGGCCCGCTCCCGTCCGGGCGAGACCCGGATGGTCGTCCGCCTGCCGCTCGCGCCGGCCGCCACCGGCTGA
- a CDS encoding nuclear transport factor 2 family protein produces the protein MAKYDIATLHPVFVRQMEALAALDIEAVMKNYTEDAVLLRFEGASVGIEAVRETFTGYLTVKPTLVELQEYIETEDTIFYRAIMNLNGEPEHAFGTLVVRDGRIWRQTAGFGG, from the coding sequence ATGGCCAAGTACGACATCGCCACGCTGCACCCCGTCTTCGTCCGCCAGATGGAGGCGCTGGCCGCGCTGGACATCGAGGCGGTGATGAAGAACTACACGGAGGACGCCGTCCTGCTGCGCTTCGAGGGGGCCTCGGTCGGCATCGAGGCCGTTCGCGAGACGTTCACCGGATATCTCACGGTGAAGCCCACGCTGGTCGAACTGCAGGAGTACATCGAGACGGAGGACACCATCTTCTATCGGGCGATCATGAACCTGAACGGCGAGCCGGAGCACGCGTTCGGGACGCTGGTGGTCCGCGATGGCCGGATCTGGCGCCAGACCGCCGGATTCGGCGGCTGA
- a CDS encoding TMEM175 family protein — MEQETNRVEAFSDGVFAIVITILVLELKVPEEQGAALWHGLLEQWPHYAAYLVSFLIIGVMWVNHHTIFSHLKRVDRPLLFLNLLVLMVVSVIPYTTNVLAEHLTDGESANVAAILYSSWTVVYALAFLGFWWYVTQVGHLFHEKVDKEGARATRVRFGLGAVAYPLTVLLSFFSAPLTLVAHFLIALYYAANQIPIPLVVEEERLESAGDLRK, encoded by the coding sequence ATGGAGCAGGAAACCAACCGGGTGGAGGCGTTCAGTGATGGCGTGTTCGCCATCGTGATCACCATTCTGGTGCTGGAGTTAAAGGTTCCGGAAGAGCAGGGCGCGGCCCTGTGGCACGGACTCCTGGAGCAATGGCCGCATTACGCCGCATATCTCGTGAGTTTCCTCATCATCGGTGTGATGTGGGTGAATCACCACACGATCTTCAGTCACCTCAAGCGGGTCGACCGGCCGCTGTTGTTCCTGAATCTCCTGGTGCTGATGGTGGTGTCGGTGATTCCGTACACGACCAACGTCCTCGCCGAGCACCTCACGGACGGGGAATCGGCCAACGTGGCCGCGATCCTCTACAGTTCGTGGACCGTCGTGTACGCTCTCGCCTTCCTGGGCTTCTGGTGGTACGTCACCCAGGTCGGCCACCTCTTCCACGAAAAGGTCGACAAAGAGGGTGCCCGGGCCACCCGGGTGCGATTCGGACTGGGCGCGGTCGCCTACCCCTTGACCGTCCTTCTGTCCTTCTTCTCGGCACCCCTCACTCTCGTCGCACACTTTCTGATCGCGCTCTACTATGCGGCGAACCAGATCCCCATCCCGCTCGTGGTAGAGGAAGAGCGGCTCGAATCTGCCGGCGACCTCAGGAAGTAG
- a CDS encoding IS701 family transposase, with protein MARVVLPEDSIKEISDLIDVLISLFFESLPRRDQRNWARVYLNGLVRTTGKKTIRNIAGTGASSVEQSLQQFISKSPWDWTPVRRSLAQHLERTAQRPLAWVVQPMVIEKAGDRSVGVGRQFVPQLGRTANCQQAGGIWLASSEASFPVEWTLTLPGPWTSELLRRRRAGIPDTARSLTPAQDAVHAVQRMAATWQLQRRPVVMEVSNTDLPQTIEAFALQDIPFVLKVDGSLPVSFGGAGRHKPGPHTAPARELIDSLRSQRRVVEWTRHGRAEGAVTLLTSAPILATPAEDRPVPAPPTPLLLVGAWTEAALLPSEFWITNIGDRPLAQLFLLAKLTDRVTLDFTETCEPVGIRDFEGRSFRGWHHHATLASVAHAARLLSTGGRHPDPVPLTTAPARYTGAPAARPPAVLPPRPLIPGQSPRRAVIR; from the coding sequence ATGGCTCGGGTAGTCCTGCCGGAGGATTCCATCAAGGAAATCTCCGATTTGATCGACGTACTGATCTCGCTTTTCTTCGAATCCTTACCCCGGCGGGACCAGCGAAACTGGGCCCGCGTTTATCTGAACGGTCTGGTGCGGACCACCGGGAAGAAAACAATCCGTAACATCGCCGGAACAGGGGCCAGTTCCGTCGAGCAGAGCCTCCAGCAGTTCATCAGCAAGTCCCCCTGGGACTGGACCCCCGTACGCCGCTCGCTCGCCCAGCACCTGGAACGCACCGCCCAGCGTCCGCTGGCCTGGGTCGTACAGCCCATGGTCATCGAGAAGGCCGGCGACCGCTCCGTCGGAGTCGGCCGCCAGTTCGTCCCCCAGCTCGGCCGCACCGCCAACTGCCAGCAGGCGGGCGGGATCTGGCTCGCCTCCAGCGAGGCCAGCTTCCCCGTCGAATGGACCCTCACCCTCCCCGGGCCCTGGACCAGCGAACTGCTGCGCCGCCGCAGGGCCGGCATCCCCGACACCGCACGCTCCCTCACCCCCGCCCAGGACGCCGTCCACGCCGTCCAGCGCATGGCCGCGACCTGGCAGCTCCAGCGCCGCCCGGTCGTCATGGAGGTCTCCAACACCGACCTGCCCCAGACCATCGAGGCCTTCGCCCTCCAGGACATCCCCTTCGTCCTCAAGGTCGACGGCTCCCTGCCCGTCTCCTTCGGCGGCGCGGGCCGCCACAAGCCCGGGCCGCACACCGCGCCCGCCCGCGAGCTCATCGACTCGCTGCGCTCCCAGCGCCGGGTCGTCGAATGGACCCGGCACGGCCGCGCCGAGGGAGCGGTGACCCTGCTGACCTCGGCCCCCATCCTCGCCACCCCCGCCGAGGACCGGCCCGTGCCCGCACCGCCCACCCCGCTGCTGCTCGTGGGAGCCTGGACCGAAGCCGCCCTGCTGCCCTCCGAGTTCTGGATCACCAACATCGGGGACCGGCCCCTCGCCCAGCTCTTCCTGCTCGCCAAACTCACCGACCGGGTGACCCTGGACTTCACCGAGACCTGCGAACCCGTCGGCATCCGGGACTTCGAGGGCCGCTCCTTCCGTGGCTGGCACCACCACGCCACGCTCGCGAGCGTCGCCCACGCCGCCCGGCTGCTCAGCACCGGCGGCCGGCACCCCGACCCCGTGCCCCTGACGACCGCCCCCGCCCGCTACACGGGCGCACCGGCCGCCAGACCGCCCGCCGTACTGCCCCCGCGACCCCTGATCCCCGGGCAGTCGCCGCGCAGAGCCGTCATCCGCTGA
- a CDS encoding XdhC family protein has protein sequence MLDIAAALRTWCAERREFALATVVSVSGSAPRGPGASLAVDAAGTALGSLSGGCVESAVHELCLEAIASGQGGVHRFGYSDDDAFAVGLTCGGILDVLVTPVRGQDPVRPVLGSVLDAAADGARVALARVVSGPPGQSGQALAVHADGTCVGGLSGGAALDRAAAERVRALLLAGRTGTAELGTAGGLCGEPLTLLVESAAEPPRLIVYGAVDFASALARMGAFLGHRVTVCDARPVFATPQRFPGADEVVVDWPHRHLAAEHAAGRLDTRTAVCVLTHDAKFDVPVLALALRLPLAYVGAMGSRRTHTERAARLRAEGVTEAELARLRSPIGLDLGGRTPEETALSIAAEFTALRHGAPATPLTGGLRPLHRTASFRGPGTKVP, from the coding sequence ATGCTCGACATCGCCGCGGCCCTGCGGACCTGGTGCGCGGAGCGCCGCGAGTTCGCGCTGGCCACCGTGGTCTCCGTCAGCGGCAGCGCGCCGCGCGGACCGGGCGCCTCCCTGGCCGTGGACGCCGCCGGCACCGCTCTCGGCTCCCTCTCCGGAGGCTGCGTGGAGTCGGCCGTGCACGAGCTGTGCCTGGAGGCCATCGCCTCCGGGCAGGGCGGCGTGCACCGCTTCGGCTACAGCGACGACGACGCCTTCGCGGTAGGGCTGACCTGCGGCGGGATCCTGGACGTGCTGGTCACCCCGGTGCGCGGCCAGGACCCCGTACGGCCCGTGCTCGGCTCGGTGCTCGACGCCGCCGCCGACGGGGCCAGGGTCGCCCTCGCCCGCGTCGTCAGCGGCCCGCCCGGACAGTCCGGGCAGGCCCTGGCCGTCCACGCCGACGGCACCTGCGTGGGCGGCCTCAGCGGCGGCGCGGCCCTGGACCGGGCCGCGGCCGAACGCGTACGGGCCCTGCTGCTCGCCGGGCGCACCGGCACCGCCGAACTGGGCACCGCCGGCGGGCTGTGCGGGGAGCCGCTGACCCTCCTCGTCGAATCCGCCGCCGAACCGCCCCGGCTGATCGTCTACGGGGCCGTCGACTTCGCCTCCGCCCTGGCTCGGATGGGGGCCTTCCTCGGGCACCGGGTCACCGTGTGCGACGCCCGGCCCGTCTTCGCCACCCCGCAGCGTTTCCCCGGCGCCGACGAGGTGGTCGTGGACTGGCCCCACCGGCACCTCGCCGCGGAGCACGCCGCCGGGCGCCTGGACACCCGTACGGCCGTGTGCGTACTGACCCACGACGCCAAGTTCGACGTACCCGTCCTCGCGCTGGCCCTGCGGCTGCCGCTGGCCTACGTCGGCGCCATGGGCTCGCGCCGCACCCACACCGAGCGGGCCGCCCGGCTGCGCGCCGAGGGGGTGACCGAGGCCGAGCTGGCCCGGCTCAGATCGCCGATCGGCCTGGACCTGGGCGGGCGCACCCCCGAGGAGACGGCCCTGTCCATCGCCGCCGAGTTCACCGCACTGCGCCACGGGGCCCCCGCCACACCCCTCACCGGAGGCCTCCGGCCCCTGCACCGGACGGCCTCCTTCCGGGGCCCCGGGACCAAGGTCCCGTAG